In Lactiplantibacillus pentosus, the sequence TTTAGCATCTTGGGCGTTCTTACGTCCTTGAATGTTATGCCATTTTGAATGTCCTGACATGTGTGACTCCTTCTTTCATATTTATTTTCAGTTTAGTAGATAAACATACGTAAAGTATGATAGCAAAAAAAGCGAGCGATTTCAAGCGCTAGACCCGCCTGTACTCACTTTAATTGAACCTGTATGTTGCTGAGGCTTAAATCAAGGCGCCAAAAGTTTAATAATCGATCAAGGGCGCTGTTTCGATTTTGTCAGTAACATATATTTGCGCCCATTGACCTTTGGTTGCTTTTTCAAAAGTTGATTTAGTTCATCAATTGTTAAATGATGCATGCCACCCCAGTTGGCAGGGTCTATTGATTTCTCTATACTTTTGATCAGTTTCTTCTCTGAGTCAGTGATTTTGCACACTCCAATCTCTTAAACCAATCAGCTTGTCTAACTCCCAGCAGTAACAACACCCATCTCACGATAGATTCTTATCACTCCAAAATCACATTCACCTATGGCCGCAAATAAGCATAGCCCGCATCCTGTAAATCCACCAGGCGCACAACGCCCGCTGGAACCACGGTGACCCCGTCCGGAAGCTGGTCGGCTTGAATATGATGGCTCGCCATCGCGTTATGGCAGGCATCCACCTCAACTTGTGGCAGGTCCTGTAACATGTCATTCCGGGCCGGGGTCGTCAACGTGGTGATGGCGGGCCCGTTGACCACGATTACGACCGTACTGGTTGGACGTAGGTCTAAGAAA encodes:
- a CDS encoding DsrE family protein, with the protein product MTNLVVHVDEPEKVSMAISNVRNFLDLRPTSTVVIVVNGPAITTLTTPARNDMLQDLPQVEVDACHNAMASHHIQADQLPDGVTVVPAGVVRLVDLQDAGYAYLRP